The Notamacropus eugenii isolate mMacEug1 chromosome Y, mMacEug1.pri_v2, whole genome shotgun sequence genome includes a window with the following:
- the LOC140516618 gene encoding olfactory receptor 5W2-like: protein MVEGNYSIPTEFILLGITSSPKLKVTLFVLFLTVYLVILISNLGMIILIRIDPHLHLPMYFFLSHMSFCDLCYSTAIGPKMLVDFYAKDKSISFIGCALQFYFFCSFADSECLLLAVMALDRYMAISNPLLYTVNMSSWVCYLLMAGVYMVGLMDALLHTTLTFTLSFCRSNEINHFFCDMPPLLSISCSDIQVNELVLFTVFGFIEMLTISGVLVSYCYIISSVLKIHSNEGRYKAFSTCISHLTTVAIFQGTLLFMYFRPSSAYSLDEDKMTSVFYTLVIPMLNPLIYSLRNKDVKEALGKLRNKICF from the coding sequence ATGGTGGAGGGGAATTACTCCATACCAACTGAGTTCATCCTCTTGGGAATAACTAGTTCTCCCAAGCTAAAAGTGAccctttttgttctctttctcacCGTTTATTTGGTTATTCTTATATCAAATCTTGGGATGATCATCTTAATCAGGATAGACCCGCATCTCCATTTgcccatgtattttttccttagtCACATGTCCTTCTGTGATCTCTGCTACTCCACAGCTATTGGTCCCAAGATGCTGGTGGACTTCTATGCCAAAGACAAATCTATTTCCTTCATTGGTTGTGCTCTgcaattctatttcttttgttccTTTGCAGATTCTGAATGCCTGCTCTTAGCAGTAATGGCTTTGGATCGCTACATGGCAATAAGCAACCCTTTGCTTTATACAGTAAATATGTCTAGCTGGGTTTGCTACCTATTGATGGCTGGTGTCTACATGGTGGGTTTGATGGATGCTCTGCTCCATACTACTTTAACCTTCACATTGAGTTTCTGTAGGTCCAATGAAATTAACCACTTCTTCTGTGATATGCCTCCTCTTTTATCAATCTCCTGTTCTGATATCCAAGTCAATGAACTGGTGCTCTTCACTGTCTTTGGTTTCATTGAAATGCTCACAATTTCAGGAGTCCTTGTCTCTTACTGTTATATAATCTCGTCTGTGTTGAAGATCCACTCCAATGAGGGCAGATACAAAGCCTTTTCAACTTGTATCTCCCACTTAACTACTGTTGCTATATTCCAGGGTACTCTCCTTTTTATGTACTTCAGGCCAAGTTCTGCCTATTCACTAGACGAAGACAAAATGACCTCCGTGTTTTATACTCTTGTCATACCCATGTTAAATCCCTTGATTTACAGTTTGAGAAACAAAGATGTGAAGGAGGCTCTGGGAAAGCTGAGaaacaaaatatgtttttaa